From Methylopila sp. M107, a single genomic window includes:
- a CDS encoding ceramidase domain-containing protein, with the protein MTDWNASVLGVYCERGTDPSFWAEPLNAISNVGFLIAGAILLARSRRDPALCALSIVVLAIGVGSFLFHTLATRAAMLADTTPIQIFIALYFFIAMRRLVGLGVVASAIATVAFAAAAGSIPLLFQAPQQLLGLGGYIGGLAGLVGLALWLGLSGGEKTRAGGYLAAVAGLFAVALTFRTIDGRICELFPIGCHFVWHLLNAVVLYSLVALLLRQRRENGQIPA; encoded by the coding sequence ATGACCGATTGGAACGCGTCGGTGCTCGGCGTCTATTGCGAGCGCGGAACCGACCCGTCGTTCTGGGCCGAGCCGCTCAACGCGATCAGCAATGTCGGTTTTTTGATCGCAGGCGCGATCCTGCTCGCCCGCAGTCGTCGCGACCCGGCGCTCTGCGCGCTTTCCATTGTGGTGCTCGCGATCGGCGTCGGGAGCTTCCTGTTCCACACGCTCGCGACGCGCGCCGCGATGCTCGCCGACACCACCCCGATCCAGATCTTCATCGCGCTGTACTTCTTCATCGCGATGCGGCGCCTGGTCGGGCTCGGCGTCGTCGCGTCTGCGATCGCCACAGTCGCTTTCGCGGCCGCCGCCGGCTCGATCCCGCTGCTGTTCCAGGCGCCCCAGCAGCTGCTGGGCCTCGGCGGGTATATCGGGGGACTGGCCGGCCTCGTCGGCCTCGCGCTCTGGCTCGGCCTGTCGGGCGGGGAGAAGACGCGCGCCGGCGGCTATCTGGCGGCGGTCGCGGGCCTGTTCGCGGTGGCGCTGACCTTCCGCACGATCGACGGGCGAATCTGCGAGCTGTTCCCTATCGGCTGCCACTTCGTGTGGCATTTGCTCAACGCCGTCGTGCTCTATTCGCTCGTCGCATTGCTGCTCCGGCAGCGCCGCGAAAATGGCCAAATCCCGGCATGA
- the tpiA gene encoding triose-phosphate isomerase: MANVARKKLIAGNWKMNGLAASAPEFVRIVGASHGLKGKVDLAVFPPFTLLTSFATASRGAGVLVGGQDCHDKPSGAHTGDVSAEMIADAGGQGVILGHSERRADHGETDAEIRAKAEAARRAGLVAIVCVGETEAERKAGKERDIVGGQLAGSLPDDAAPAHVVVAYEPVWAIGTGLTPTLDQVAEMHGFIRAELASRFGEAAAAEFRVLYGGSVKPGNAAEILAAVDVDGALVGGASLKAEDFLAIANAAG, encoded by the coding sequence ATGGCGAATGTCGCGCGCAAGAAGCTGATCGCTGGCAACTGGAAGATGAACGGCCTTGCGGCGTCCGCCCCTGAATTCGTGCGCATCGTCGGCGCCAGCCACGGCCTGAAGGGCAAGGTCGATCTGGCCGTGTTCCCGCCCTTCACGCTGCTGACGAGCTTTGCGACCGCCTCGCGCGGCGCAGGCGTTCTGGTCGGCGGACAGGACTGTCACGACAAGCCGTCCGGCGCGCACACCGGCGACGTTTCGGCCGAGATGATCGCGGACGCGGGAGGGCAGGGCGTGATTCTCGGCCATTCCGAGCGCCGCGCCGATCATGGCGAGACCGACGCCGAGATTCGCGCGAAGGCGGAAGCCGCCCGCCGCGCCGGCCTCGTCGCGATCGTCTGCGTCGGCGAGACGGAGGCCGAGCGCAAGGCCGGCAAGGAACGCGACATTGTCGGCGGACAGCTCGCCGGCTCGCTTCCCGACGATGCGGCCCCCGCCCATGTGGTCGTGGCCTACGAGCCCGTCTGGGCGATCGGCACCGGCCTGACGCCCACGCTCGACCAGGTGGCTGAAATGCACGGCTTCATCCGCGCCGAGCTCGCGTCGCGCTTCGGCGAGGCCGCGGCGGCGGAGTTCCGGGTGCTCTACGGCGGCTCGGTGAAGCCCGGCAACGCGGCCGAGATCCTGGCGGCGGTCGACGTCGACGGCGCGCTTGTCGGCGGCGCGAGCCTCAAGGCCGAGGATTTCCTCGCCATCGCCAACGCGGCCGGCTGA
- a CDS encoding ribonuclease E/G, with protein MANKMLIDATHAEETRVVVVRGSRVEEFDFESANRKQLRGNIYLAKVTRVEPSLQAAFIEYGGNRHGFLAFSEIHPDYYQIPVADRQALIAEDEKAHAEEEAAAEKPSAGGRRRRGRARPKASPEGDATVSEAADGDGDAEGAEASDSNEETAGAVDEAEAAVAEHVEEQADKADADHDDHGDEEDHPVESIGAGDALEELPERKPRRLRSYKIQEVIKRRQILLVQVVKEERGTKGAALTTYLSLAGRYSVLMPNTARGGGISRKITSAQDRKRLKDMVGDLEVPEGMGVILRTAGASRTKPEIKRDFEYLMRLWETVRDLTLKSTAPALVYEEGSLIKRSIRDLYNKEIDEVLVAGENGYREAKDFMRMLMPSYAKIVQPYRDSHPLYSKMGVETQLDAMFSNIVTMKSGGYIVINQTEALVAIDVNSGRSTREHNIEDTALRTNLEAAEEAARQMRLRDLAGLIVIDFIDMEEGRNNRAVEKKLKDCLKNDRARIQLGRISHFGLMEMSRQRIRTGVLESSSEVCPICSGVGTVRAVPSVALHVLRLVEDGLRKDATRNLLIKTRSEVALYLLNQKRGHIREIEGRFGVILMFAAEEHLPSGQHMIIERTDPASGEVRAVVTQVRVDSIEPEDVEIDEPVEAEAETDVVAEERAEAPEGDSGEVSDDEKREGGGRRRRRRRRRGGRGGEARADQDGSDDDNGTQSEDAEDGADTVDEETTAVVADAAPGAEETPADAAPETAETPDGDEPKTRRRGRRGGRRSRGASKSDDETSSETPSDEDAAVTPVTGADLLAPESEAPIEAALEPAESEQTTVAEVVEATPVAETPVEEEPAVEAAEAEAQAPSAESEAAAEPAPPAPVEEEQPPRPRRTGWWSKRAG; from the coding sequence ATGGCCAACAAAATGCTCATCGACGCCACACACGCGGAAGAGACCCGCGTCGTTGTGGTGCGAGGCTCCCGCGTCGAGGAATTCGACTTCGAGAGCGCCAACCGCAAGCAGCTGCGCGGGAACATCTACCTCGCGAAGGTGACGCGGGTCGAACCCTCGCTGCAGGCGGCGTTCATCGAATATGGCGGCAACCGCCACGGCTTCCTCGCCTTCAGCGAGATCCACCCGGACTACTACCAGATCCCGGTCGCCGACCGTCAGGCGCTGATCGCGGAAGACGAGAAGGCGCACGCCGAGGAAGAGGCCGCGGCCGAGAAGCCGTCGGCCGGCGGTCGGCGCAGGCGCGGCCGCGCCCGCCCGAAGGCGAGCCCCGAGGGCGACGCGACGGTCTCCGAAGCCGCCGATGGCGACGGCGACGCCGAGGGCGCCGAGGCGAGCGACTCCAACGAGGAGACCGCCGGCGCCGTAGATGAGGCCGAAGCCGCCGTCGCCGAACACGTCGAGGAGCAGGCCGACAAGGCCGACGCCGACCACGACGATCATGGCGACGAGGAAGACCATCCGGTCGAGTCGATCGGCGCGGGCGACGCGCTGGAGGAACTGCCGGAGCGCAAACCGCGCCGGCTGCGGTCGTACAAGATCCAGGAAGTCATCAAGCGGCGGCAGATCCTGCTGGTGCAGGTCGTCAAGGAAGAACGCGGCACCAAGGGCGCGGCGCTCACCACCTATCTGTCGCTCGCCGGCCGCTATTCGGTGCTGATGCCGAACACCGCGCGCGGCGGCGGCATCTCTCGGAAAATCACCTCCGCACAGGACCGCAAGCGCCTGAAGGACATGGTCGGCGACCTGGAGGTGCCCGAGGGCATGGGCGTGATCCTGCGCACGGCCGGCGCCTCGCGCACCAAGCCCGAGATCAAGCGCGACTTCGAATATCTGATGCGCCTGTGGGAGACGGTCCGCGACCTGACGCTCAAGTCCACCGCGCCCGCGCTCGTCTACGAGGAAGGGTCGCTGATCAAGCGATCGATCCGCGATCTCTACAACAAGGAGATCGACGAGGTCCTCGTCGCCGGCGAGAACGGCTATCGCGAGGCCAAGGACTTCATGCGGATGCTCATGCCGAGCTACGCCAAGATCGTCCAGCCCTACCGCGACAGCCACCCGCTCTATTCGAAGATGGGCGTCGAGACGCAGCTCGACGCGATGTTCTCGAACATCGTCACCATGAAGTCCGGCGGCTACATCGTCATCAACCAGACCGAGGCGCTGGTCGCGATCGACGTGAATTCGGGCCGTTCGACCCGCGAGCACAACATCGAGGACACGGCGCTGCGCACCAATCTGGAGGCGGCCGAAGAAGCCGCGCGCCAGATGCGGCTGCGCGATCTCGCCGGGCTGATCGTCATCGACTTCATCGACATGGAGGAAGGTCGGAACAACCGGGCGGTCGAGAAGAAGCTCAAGGATTGCCTGAAGAACGACCGCGCACGCATTCAGCTCGGCCGCATTTCGCACTTCGGCCTGATGGAGATGTCGCGCCAGCGCATCCGCACCGGCGTGCTCGAAAGTTCGAGCGAGGTCTGCCCGATCTGCAGCGGCGTCGGCACCGTCCGCGCCGTGCCGTCGGTCGCGCTGCACGTGCTGCGGCTGGTCGAGGACGGGCTGCGCAAGGACGCGACCCGCAATCTGCTGATCAAGACCCGCAGCGAGGTGGCGCTCTATCTGCTCAACCAGAAGCGCGGCCATATCCGCGAGATCGAGGGGCGTTTCGGCGTCATCCTGATGTTCGCGGCGGAAGAGCACCTGCCGTCCGGCCAGCACATGATCATCGAGCGCACCGATCCGGCTTCGGGCGAAGTCCGCGCCGTGGTCACGCAGGTCCGCGTCGACAGCATCGAGCCGGAGGACGTCGAGATCGACGAGCCGGTGGAGGCCGAGGCCGAGACCGACGTGGTCGCCGAGGAACGCGCCGAAGCGCCCGAAGGCGATTCTGGCGAAGTCTCCGACGACGAGAAGCGCGAAGGCGGCGGACGCCGCCGCAGGCGCCGCAGGCGTCGCGGCGGACGCGGCGGCGAGGCGCGCGCCGATCAGGACGGATCGGACGACGACAACGGGACCCAGTCGGAAGACGCAGAAGACGGCGCGGACACGGTCGACGAGGAGACGACCGCGGTCGTGGCCGACGCCGCCCCCGGGGCTGAGGAGACTCCGGCGGACGCGGCTCCCGAGACCGCCGAGACCCCGGATGGCGACGAACCGAAAACCCGTCGCCGCGGCCGCCGCGGCGGCCGTCGCAGCCGCGGCGCTTCCAAGTCGGACGACGAGACGAGTTCCGAGACGCCGTCCGACGAGGACGCGGCAGTCACGCCTGTGACGGGCGCCGATCTCCTCGCGCCGGAGAGCGAAGCGCCGATCGAGGCCGCGCTCGAGCCTGCGGAGTCGGAGCAGACCACTGTCGCCGAGGTCGTCGAGGCGACTCCGGTCGCGGAGACGCCGGTCGAAGAGGAGCCCGCGGTGGAGGCTGCGGAAGCCGAGGCTCAGGCCCCGTCCGCCGAGTCGGAAGCCGCCGCCGAGCCAGCGCCACCCGCGCCGGTCGAGGAGGAGCAGCCGCCCCGTCCGCGCCGCACCGGCTGGTGGAGCAAGCGCGCGGGCTGA
- the trpE gene encoding anthranilate synthase component I, with protein sequence MIVTPALDVFAPGYDAGAPQLVATTLVGDLETPVSAYLKLAEGRPNAFLFESVEGGAVRGRYSIIGLKPDLIWRSSDGRAEINRSPLRDPDHFVACALPPLDALRELVAESRIDTPEGLPPMAAGVFGYLGYDMVRQMEDIGPANPDVLHVPDAVMIRPTVIVIFDGVKDEITIVTPARPAAGVSAAVAHGRAVDRLTEIVDGLDRAVPKEPASTRGDLAYDLTSNTTPAEYEAMVLRAKEYIAAGDIFQVVLSQRFEAQFDLPAFALYRALRRTNPAPFLIQLDFGGFQIVGSSPEILVRARDGKVTIRPIAGTRPRGATPAEDRALAAELLADPKERAEHLMLLDLGRNDVGRVSEIGTVTVTDKFFLEYYSQVMHIVSNVEGRLSAEHDSLSALVAGFPAGTVSGAPKIRAMQIIDELEKDKRGVYAGSVGYFGADGDMDTCIVLRTAVVKDGRIHVQAGAGIVADSSPASEQAECVNKAKALFRAAEEARRFASASRRGQ encoded by the coding sequence ATGATCGTGACGCCCGCGCTCGACGTCTTTGCGCCCGGCTATGACGCCGGGGCGCCGCAGCTCGTCGCGACGACGCTGGTGGGCGACCTCGAGACGCCTGTCTCGGCCTATCTGAAGCTCGCCGAGGGCCGCCCGAACGCCTTCCTGTTCGAATCGGTCGAGGGCGGCGCGGTTCGCGGCCGCTATTCGATCATCGGCCTCAAGCCCGACCTGATCTGGCGCTCGTCTGACGGCCGGGCGGAGATCAACCGGTCGCCGCTGCGCGATCCGGACCACTTCGTCGCCTGCGCCCTCCCCCCGCTCGACGCGCTGCGCGAGCTCGTGGCGGAATCGCGCATCGACACGCCGGAGGGGCTGCCGCCGATGGCGGCGGGCGTCTTCGGCTATCTCGGCTACGACATGGTCCGGCAGATGGAGGACATCGGTCCCGCCAACCCGGACGTGCTCCACGTTCCCGACGCCGTGATGATCCGGCCGACCGTCATCGTGATCTTCGACGGCGTGAAGGACGAGATCACCATCGTGACGCCAGCGCGGCCGGCCGCCGGCGTCAGCGCGGCCGTCGCGCATGGGCGCGCCGTCGATCGCCTTACCGAGATCGTCGACGGGCTCGACCGCGCCGTGCCGAAGGAGCCGGCCTCGACGCGCGGCGACCTCGCCTACGACCTGACGTCCAACACGACGCCCGCCGAATACGAGGCGATGGTGCTCCGCGCCAAGGAGTACATCGCGGCCGGCGACATCTTCCAGGTGGTTCTGTCGCAGCGTTTCGAGGCGCAGTTCGACCTTCCGGCCTTCGCGCTGTACCGCGCGCTGCGGCGCACGAACCCGGCGCCGTTCCTCATCCAACTCGACTTCGGCGGCTTCCAGATCGTGGGGTCGAGCCCCGAGATCCTGGTCCGCGCGCGGGACGGCAAGGTCACCATCCGCCCGATCGCCGGGACGAGGCCGCGCGGCGCGACGCCGGCCGAAGACAGGGCGCTCGCCGCGGAGCTGCTCGCCGACCCCAAGGAGCGCGCGGAACACCTGATGCTGCTGGACCTCGGCCGCAACGACGTCGGCCGCGTCTCCGAGATCGGCACCGTGACGGTGACGGACAAGTTCTTCCTCGAATACTACAGCCAGGTCATGCACATCGTGTCGAACGTCGAGGGCCGGCTGTCGGCCGAGCACGATTCGCTGAGCGCGCTGGTGGCGGGGTTCCCGGCAGGGACCGTGTCGGGGGCGCCGAAGATCCGGGCGATGCAGATCATCGACGAGCTCGAGAAGGACAAGCGCGGCGTCTATGCCGGCTCGGTCGGCTATTTCGGCGCGGACGGCGACATGGACACCTGCATCGTGCTGCGGACCGCCGTGGTCAAGGACGGCCGCATCCACGTGCAGGCCGGCGCCGGGATCGTGGCGGATTCCTCGCCCGCATCCGAACAGGCCGAGTGCGTCAACAAGGCGAAGGCGCTGTTCCGCGCGGCCGAAGAGGCGCGCCGCTTCGCCAGCGCCTCGCGCCGGGGCCAGTAA
- a CDS encoding YMGG-like glycine zipper-containing protein has product MKKIGSLIAISGLALGLAACGETRNERTLSGALIGTGVGAAVGGLATGNASGALVGGAIGAGTGAIVGSESGPRRRYRRAKCFEENRYGERVRVPCDDGY; this is encoded by the coding sequence ATGAAGAAGATCGGATCGCTCATCGCGATTTCGGGCCTGGCCCTCGGGCTCGCGGCCTGCGGCGAAACCCGCAACGAGCGCACGCTGAGCGGCGCGCTGATCGGCACGGGCGTCGGCGCGGCGGTCGGCGGCCTGGCGACCGGCAATGCGAGCGGCGCGCTGGTCGGCGGCGCGATCGGCGCAGGCACCGGCGCCATCGTCGGCTCGGAGTCCGGCCCGCGTCGTCGCTATCGCCGCGCCAAGTGCTTTGAAGAGAACCGCTACGGCGAGCGCGTCCGCGTGCCGTGCGACGACGGCTACTGA
- a CDS encoding N-acetylmuramoyl-L-alanine amidase: protein MIRKVLAILLTALPLWGAAVARAEPVAVATDARLVGDDQRTRLVVDLSASAPIKAFTLADPYRVIIDLPDVAFKLPEKAGRTGRGLISAYRYGVLAPGRSRIVVDVKRPVAIDKAFVLDPVEGQPARLVLDLTPSDRKTFLQSSSVAEKAPASDVTSAISAPEEARPLVVIDPGHGGVDPGASGPEGASEKDIVLAFAKSLKAKIEASGRRAVLTRDDDTFVSLPARVKAARDADAALMISIHADTLHDADAVRGATVYTLSDKASDRRAEKLAEKENRSDMIAGLDLSDEPEEVAGILFDLTMRETKSFTSQFARGLVRELKGAAQMNKNPLRSAGFRVLKAPDVPSVLLELGYLSSKEDARLMMSDAWREKATGAVAQAIDRYFETRIAQGTLGRVN from the coding sequence ATGATTCGCAAGGTTCTCGCGATATTGCTGACAGCGCTGCCCCTCTGGGGAGCGGCGGTCGCGCGCGCCGAACCGGTCGCGGTCGCCACCGACGCGCGGCTCGTCGGAGACGACCAGCGCACGCGCCTCGTGGTCGACCTCAGCGCCTCCGCGCCCATCAAGGCGTTTACGCTCGCCGATCCCTACCGCGTGATCATCGACCTGCCGGACGTCGCCTTCAAGCTGCCCGAGAAGGCGGGCCGAACGGGCAGGGGGCTGATCAGCGCCTACCGATACGGCGTGCTGGCGCCGGGCCGGTCGAGGATCGTGGTCGACGTCAAGCGGCCCGTGGCGATCGACAAGGCCTTTGTGCTCGATCCCGTCGAGGGGCAGCCGGCCCGCCTCGTGCTCGACCTGACGCCGAGCGACCGGAAGACTTTCCTGCAGTCGAGCTCGGTCGCCGAAAAGGCTCCGGCGTCCGACGTCACCTCTGCGATCTCTGCGCCCGAGGAGGCGCGTCCCCTGGTGGTGATCGACCCCGGCCATGGCGGCGTCGATCCGGGCGCTTCGGGGCCGGAGGGCGCGAGCGAGAAGGACATCGTGCTGGCTTTCGCCAAGAGCCTGAAGGCCAAGATCGAAGCCTCGGGCCGCCGCGCCGTGCTGACGCGAGACGACGACACCTTCGTGTCGTTGCCGGCGCGCGTGAAGGCCGCGCGCGACGCCGACGCCGCTCTCATGATCTCGATCCATGCCGACACGCTGCACGACGCCGACGCCGTACGCGGCGCGACCGTCTACACGCTCTCGGACAAGGCCTCGGACCGGCGCGCCGAGAAACTCGCCGAGAAGGAGAACCGCTCCGACATGATCGCGGGGCTCGATCTCTCCGACGAGCCCGAGGAGGTCGCCGGCATCTTGTTCGATCTCACCATGCGCGAGACGAAATCCTTCACCTCCCAGTTCGCGCGGGGACTGGTGCGCGAACTGAAGGGCGCGGCCCAGATGAACAAGAACCCGCTGCGCTCGGCGGGCTTTCGCGTGCTGAAGGCGCCGGACGTGCCATCTGTCCTGCTCGAGCTCGGCTATCTGTCGAGCAAGGAGGACGCCAGGCTGATGATGTCGGACGCCTGGCGCGAGAAGGCGACCGGCGCGGTGGCGCAGGCGATCGACCGCTACTTCGAGACGCGTATCGCCCAGGGCACACTCGGTCGCGTAAACTGA
- a CDS encoding EAL domain-containing protein, whose product MYDAEHSWRQTLLTALAVVAAPIVGLNALLAFNTMTTAEREIDGVAKSTLAVVEQRIDAAATQLILLGLKGIQSCGSTDIERMHASEVAARFIAEIAVTDASGQLVCSGFGTPRVVRAVSPEHGTTSPDVTLSAVAIGSELPERMLRLLWRYPDGGGLRVLIANEELFPHFLRSRMTSGFIAEIELMNGGVLSRKLTSAGLSGRDSAPMLAISGAVVSQRYPLKVEVSAPGSALLDANVMPFVYANVGGLAFALFVTLVAVLVGRRTGGPIREIADGIRKGEFVPYYQPVIDITSGKILGCEVLVRWVKRDGRVVPPGRFISLAEASGEIFPMTVALMERARDDMAEVYASRPALKLGFNLFAGHFENLTIVDDVRRIFEPSRIRLSQLMLEVTERQPLPDIPRARLVIAKLQALGARVALDDVGTGHGGLSYLLKLGVDVMKMDKMFVDAIGTDRYSVAIVDSMVKLAEDMNLDLIAEGVETIEQVEYLRGKGVRMAQGYVFAPPLPARSFKDLVEAMSPQSRNRAGRSPADLPAQKASA is encoded by the coding sequence GTGTACGACGCCGAACATTCCTGGAGACAGACGCTGCTGACCGCGCTCGCGGTGGTGGCGGCGCCGATCGTCGGCCTGAACGCGCTGCTCGCCTTCAACACGATGACGACCGCCGAGCGCGAGATCGACGGCGTCGCGAAATCGACCCTCGCGGTCGTCGAGCAGCGGATCGACGCTGCCGCCACCCAGCTGATCCTGCTCGGCCTCAAGGGGATCCAGTCCTGCGGATCCACGGATATCGAGCGGATGCACGCCTCCGAGGTCGCGGCGCGCTTCATCGCCGAGATCGCCGTCACCGATGCGTCCGGCCAGCTGGTCTGCAGCGGGTTCGGAACCCCGCGCGTGGTCCGCGCGGTCTCGCCAGAGCACGGCACCACGAGCCCCGACGTCACCCTGTCGGCGGTCGCGATCGGCAGCGAACTGCCCGAGCGCATGCTGCGCCTGCTGTGGCGCTACCCAGACGGCGGCGGCCTGCGGGTGCTGATCGCCAACGAAGAGCTGTTCCCGCACTTCCTGCGCAGCCGCATGACGTCGGGCTTCATCGCCGAGATCGAGCTGATGAACGGCGGGGTGCTGTCCCGCAAACTCACCTCCGCCGGATTGTCCGGCCGCGACAGCGCCCCGATGCTCGCGATCTCGGGCGCGGTGGTTTCCCAGCGTTATCCTCTCAAGGTCGAGGTCTCGGCCCCGGGATCGGCGCTGCTCGACGCCAACGTCATGCCCTTCGTCTACGCCAATGTCGGCGGGCTCGCTTTCGCGCTGTTCGTGACGCTGGTGGCCGTGCTGGTGGGCCGCAGGACGGGCGGACCGATCCGCGAGATCGCGGACGGCATCCGCAAGGGCGAGTTCGTGCCCTACTACCAGCCGGTGATCGACATCACTTCGGGCAAGATCCTCGGTTGCGAGGTGCTGGTCAGGTGGGTGAAGCGCGACGGACGCGTCGTGCCGCCGGGTCGGTTCATCTCGCTTGCTGAAGCGAGCGGCGAAATTTTTCCGATGACGGTCGCGCTCATGGAGCGCGCGCGCGACGACATGGCGGAGGTCTACGCCTCGCGGCCCGCGCTGAAGCTCGGCTTCAACCTGTTCGCCGGCCATTTCGAGAACCTGACCATCGTCGACGACGTCCGGCGCATTTTCGAGCCGTCTCGCATCCGGCTGTCGCAGCTGATGCTGGAGGTCACGGAGCGGCAGCCGCTGCCCGATATTCCGCGGGCGCGGCTCGTCATCGCCAAGCTCCAGGCGCTCGGCGCGCGCGTCGCGCTCGACGACGTCGGAACCGGTCATGGCGGCCTGTCCTACCTGCTGAAGCTCGGCGTCGACGTCATGAAGATGGACAAGATGTTCGTCGATGCGATCGGCACCGACCGCTACTCGGTCGCGATCGTCGACAGCATGGTCAAGCTCGCCGAGGACATGAACCTCGACCTGATCGCAGAAGGCGTCGAGACCATCGAGCAGGTCGAATATCTGCGCGGAAAGGGCGTGCGCATGGCGCAGGGCTACGTGTTCGCGCCGCCGTTGCCCGCGCGCTCGTTCAAGGACCTCGTCGAGGCGATGTCGCCGCAGTCCCGCAACAGGGCCGGCCGTTCGCCGGCCGATCTCCCCGCGCAGAAGGCGAGCGCCTGA
- a CDS encoding SurA N-terminal domain-containing protein, whose protein sequence is MLQSLRKGAAGWVAKIFFALLVLSFAVWGIEDVFRIARGADNVAEIGERSISVEAYRTAYTNEIRRISNQAKRVITPEQARMAGVGERVLGDLINESAIDTKVAQLGLSVSDEEVAREIQADDTFFGPTGAFDRRTFNEILRQNNLSETQYIALQRSFSVRKQLTDSLMANLAAPETFRQAIHVFNTDSRSITYLALKTEDPASLAAPATDLLRKFFDERKGSFAAPEYRKVAVLSLDPKTLAASKQVSDAELKAYYDANQPKYASLEKRSIEQISFPTIEEARAASEKIKNGALYEQIMAERKLKPQDIDLGDLTKDQMFDKKIAEAAFALPQGQISEPVQGAYSNVLLRVTGVQQQQLKSFEDVKDDIRAVMGEDAARKEVLSIHDKIDEARLGGATLDEVAKTNGLAVREIEALDRDGRGPDGQQVADLPLSAKLLDAAFRADVGGQTETLGEGDAYAWYEVRGVTPPRERTFDEARAAVERRWREEQVGVSLDQRTDAILAELKAGKTMDQVAQAQKLDVEQAETTRLGGAPSITPTQAKAIFGTVVEGFGRTPTDEKGERLVYRVTAENDRPFDPSKPDDSGQVERISQSMGNDVVSALVKQLRTELGAKVNPANVAQVTGSAN, encoded by the coding sequence ATGCTTCAGTCGCTCCGCAAGGGGGCCGCCGGATGGGTGGCCAAGATCTTCTTCGCGCTGCTCGTGCTGAGCTTTGCCGTATGGGGCATCGAGGACGTGTTCCGTATCGCCCGCGGCGCCGACAACGTCGCCGAGATCGGCGAACGCTCGATCTCGGTCGAGGCGTATCGGACGGCCTACACCAATGAAATCCGGCGAATCTCCAACCAGGCGAAGCGCGTCATCACGCCCGAGCAGGCGCGCATGGCGGGCGTCGGCGAGCGCGTGCTGGGCGACCTGATCAACGAATCCGCGATCGACACGAAGGTCGCGCAGCTCGGCCTGTCGGTGTCGGACGAAGAGGTCGCGCGCGAGATCCAGGCCGACGATACGTTTTTTGGACCGACCGGCGCGTTCGACCGGCGGACGTTCAACGAGATCCTGCGTCAGAACAACCTCTCCGAGACGCAGTACATCGCGCTTCAGCGGTCGTTCTCCGTCCGCAAGCAACTGACCGACTCGCTGATGGCCAATCTCGCCGCGCCCGAGACGTTCCGGCAGGCGATCCACGTCTTCAACACCGACAGCCGATCGATCACCTATCTGGCGCTGAAGACGGAAGATCCCGCGTCGCTCGCCGCGCCTGCGACCGACCTGCTCCGAAAGTTTTTCGACGAGCGCAAGGGCAGCTTCGCCGCGCCGGAATACCGCAAGGTCGCGGTTCTTTCGCTCGATCCCAAGACGCTCGCGGCGTCGAAGCAGGTCTCCGACGCCGAGCTCAAGGCCTATTACGACGCCAACCAGCCGAAATACGCCTCCCTCGAGAAGCGCTCGATCGAGCAGATCAGCTTCCCCACGATCGAGGAGGCCCGAGCCGCGTCCGAAAAGATCAAGAACGGCGCGCTCTACGAGCAGATCATGGCCGAGCGGAAGCTTAAGCCGCAGGACATCGATCTCGGCGACCTCACCAAGGACCAGATGTTCGACAAGAAGATCGCCGAGGCCGCCTTCGCGCTGCCGCAGGGCCAGATCAGCGAACCCGTTCAGGGCGCCTATTCGAACGTCCTGCTGCGCGTCACCGGCGTCCAGCAGCAGCAGTTGAAGTCGTTCGAGGACGTGAAGGACGACATCCGCGCCGTCATGGGCGAGGACGCGGCGCGCAAGGAGGTCCTGTCGATCCACGACAAGATCGACGAGGCGCGGCTCGGCGGCGCGACGCTCGACGAGGTCGCCAAGACCAACGGGCTTGCCGTCCGCGAGATCGAAGCGCTCGACCGGGACGGCCGCGGTCCCGACGGCCAGCAGGTCGCCGACCTGCCGCTGTCGGCGAAGCTGCTCGACGCCGCCTTCCGCGCCGACGTCGGCGGCCAGACGGAGACGCTGGGCGAAGGCGACGCCTATGCCTGGTACGAGGTCCGCGGCGTGACGCCCCCGCGCGAGCGCACCTTCGACGAGGCGCGCGCGGCGGTCGAGCGGCGCTGGCGCGAGGAGCAGGTCGGGGTGAGCCTGGACCAGCGGACCGACGCGATCCTCGCCGAGCTGAAGGCCGGCAAGACGATGGACCAGGTCGCCCAGGCCCAGAAGCTCGACGTCGAGCAGGCCGAGACGACGCGCCTCGGAGGCGCCCCGTCGATCACGCCGACCCAGGCGAAGGCGATATTCGGAACCGTTGTGGAGGGCTTCGGCCGCACGCCGACCGACGAGAAGGGCGAGCGGCTGGTCTATCGCGTGACCGCGGAGAACGATCGCCCGTTCGATCCCTCGAAGCCGGACGACAGCGGACAGGTCGAGCGGATTTCGCAGAGCATGGGCAACGACGTCGTGTCCGCGCTCGTCAAGCAGCTCAGGACCGAGCTCGGCGCGAAGGTCAACCCGGCGAACGTCGCGCAGGTCACGGGTTCAGCGAACTGA